In the genome of Desulfofarcimen acetoxidans DSM 771, one region contains:
- a CDS encoding glycosyltransferase family 2 protein, giving the protein MQGENLIGQNYKISVALCTFNGGNFIGLQLESILNQSRPPDEVIICDDASTDDTIAILRRVAAGRSSTVRIIQNEKKLGCVKNFEKAIKLTTGDIIFLSDQDDVWFKEKIASVLIAFGESDNIGLVYSDAIITNAALEATGCTLFGRRKKMHLSGKRLPHQLMRGVGINGCTMAFRSCLKDFILPISETEGWGHDHWIAFIAHAVMDNRSIDKPLMYYRRHGHNSGNDPFLDGGWLTNLRGLATEGTTAYARDLYRWEVMLMRLDKIEKSQSLLLEYRARLNIFKGECEQRIKFARLREHIKQAGRMKRIMPLVHALLKGNYHRYLHGIKSFFKDLLIL; this is encoded by the coding sequence TTGCAAGGGGAAAATTTAATCGGTCAGAACTACAAAATTTCCGTGGCTCTATGTACTTTTAACGGTGGCAATTTTATTGGGCTGCAGTTGGAAAGCATACTTAATCAGTCAAGACCTCCGGATGAGGTAATTATATGCGATGACGCATCAACGGATGACACAATTGCCATATTGCGCCGTGTGGCAGCCGGTCGATCATCGACAGTACGTATCATTCAAAATGAAAAGAAACTGGGCTGCGTGAAGAATTTTGAAAAAGCCATTAAACTTACAACCGGTGATATTATTTTTTTAAGCGATCAAGATGATGTTTGGTTTAAAGAAAAAATTGCATCTGTTTTGATTGCTTTTGGGGAAAGTGACAATATTGGTTTGGTATATAGCGATGCTATTATAACAAATGCTGCGTTGGAAGCTACCGGCTGCACCTTGTTTGGTCGCAGAAAAAAAATGCATCTTTCCGGAAAGAGATTACCACATCAGCTCATGCGTGGTGTCGGAATTAATGGCTGTACTATGGCATTTCGGTCGTGTTTGAAAGATTTCATTTTACCGATTTCAGAAACGGAAGGATGGGGGCATGATCATTGGATTGCTTTTATTGCTCACGCAGTTATGGATAACCGTTCAATAGATAAACCTTTGATGTATTATCGTCGACATGGACATAATTCTGGAAATGATCCTTTTTTAGACGGTGGATGGTTAACAAACTTGAGAGGCTTAGCAACTGAAGGAACTACAGCTTACGCCAGGGATTTGTATCGTTGGGAAGTAATGCTGATGCGCTTAGATAAAATTGAGAAAAGTCAAAGTTTACTTTTGGAGTATCGCGCCAGGTTAAATATATTTAAAGGAGAATGTGAACAGCGCATTAAGTTTGCTCGATTAAGAGAGCATATTAAGCAGGCCGGCAGGATGAAACGCATAATGCCATTAGTGCATGCTTTGTTGAAGGGTAATTACCACCGTTATCTCCATGGCATTAAAAGTTTTTTTAAAGATTTACTGATACTCTAG
- a CDS encoding DegT/DnrJ/EryC1/StrS family aminotransferase: MNVPLSAPDIGPLERQAVMQVLSGSVLSIGPQLEAFERLVAGYVGVKYAVAVNSGTSGLHLVIRSLGIGEGDEVLTTPFSFVASANCMLFERAKPVFVDIDPLTLNIDVSKIEEKITPKTKAILPVHVFGYPADMREILDLAKKYKLYVIEDACEALGSRYHNKMAGSLGDIGVFAFYPNKQITTGEGGMVVTDRSELADLCRSMRNQGREEGNGWLEHCRLGYNYRMDELSASLGVVQMQRIDEILNKRQAAAEKYSTRLKEFAQVELPYVGPEIKMSWFVYVIRVPDRDRVLQYLRARGVGCQTYFQPIHLQPFYTKMFGCQKGNFPVTEKVASSTLALPFASNLTDEQIDYVVETLAEALN; the protein is encoded by the coding sequence ATGAATGTGCCGCTTTCCGCTCCGGATATTGGCCCGCTGGAAAGGCAGGCAGTGATGCAGGTATTGTCCGGCTCTGTGCTGAGTATTGGCCCGCAGTTAGAAGCGTTTGAGAGATTGGTGGCTGGTTATGTAGGGGTAAAATATGCTGTCGCAGTGAATAGCGGTACCAGCGGCTTGCATTTAGTCATCAGGTCGCTGGGTATTGGTGAAGGGGATGAGGTGTTAACTACTCCCTTTAGTTTTGTTGCTTCCGCTAATTGCATGTTATTTGAGCGGGCCAAACCGGTGTTTGTAGATATTGACCCCTTAACATTAAATATAGATGTTAGTAAAATTGAAGAGAAAATAACCCCTAAAACCAAGGCGATTCTTCCTGTCCATGTTTTCGGTTATCCGGCTGATATGAGGGAAATATTGGACTTAGCTAAAAAATATAAGCTTTATGTTATTGAAGACGCTTGTGAGGCCTTGGGGAGCCGGTATCATAATAAAATGGCCGGCAGTTTGGGGGATATCGGGGTATTTGCCTTTTATCCCAATAAACAAATAACTACCGGTGAGGGCGGCATGGTGGTTACTGACAGAAGTGAGTTAGCCGATTTGTGCCGGAGTATGCGTAATCAAGGCCGTGAAGAGGGCAACGGATGGCTGGAGCATTGCCGGTTAGGCTATAATTACCGGATGGATGAATTGAGTGCGTCTCTGGGTGTGGTCCAGATGCAGCGGATTGATGAAATATTAAACAAGCGGCAGGCGGCAGCCGAAAAATATAGCACCAGGCTTAAAGAGTTTGCCCAAGTGGAACTGCCTTACGTGGGCCCGGAAATTAAGATGAGCTGGTTTGTATATGTGATACGGGTGCCTGATCGCGACCGGGTATTGCAATACCTGAGGGCAAGAGGAGTAGGCTGTCAAACATATTTTCAGCCTATCCACCTGCAGCCCTTTTATACAAAGATGTTCGGCTGCCAAAAGGGTAATTTTCCTGTAACCGAGAAGGTGGCTTCCTCCACTTTGGCTCTGCCCTTTGCCAGTAATTTAACCGATGAACAGATTGATTATGTGGTAGAAACACTGGCTGAGGCTCTAAATTGA
- a CDS encoding glycosyltransferase family 2 protein — MLEDMGGISLERKIFSIITPTYNCAAKIKKTIESVLSQNKSLFEYIIVDGLSDDGTSEEIEKYSDEIKLIVGKDKGVYDAMNKGIDIASGNYLYFLGAGDQLKEGILEKIKPIMPQDGLSFVYGNVYRLDHNRIYDGQFKKHKLSKRNICHQAIFYERNIFDLVGKYDLKFRTKADYALNLRCFGCREIDKIYVNEVIAEYEGFGLSSDKEDEDFMKEKPKLIKECLGNKEYIFFELRSVYVKILKKLKS, encoded by the coding sequence GTGTTAGAGGATATGGGAGGTATCAGTCTGGAAAGAAAAATATTTTCTATTATTACTCCGACATATAATTGTGCGGCAAAGATTAAAAAAACCATTGAATCAGTATTAAGCCAAAATAAAAGTTTATTTGAGTACATTATTGTAGATGGTCTCTCAGATGATGGTACCTCGGAAGAGATTGAGAAATATAGTGATGAAATAAAACTAATTGTTGGAAAAGATAAAGGTGTTTATGATGCAATGAATAAAGGAATCGATATCGCCTCAGGTAATTATTTATATTTTTTGGGAGCAGGAGATCAACTGAAAGAGGGTATATTGGAAAAAATTAAGCCGATTATGCCTCAAGATGGTTTAAGCTTTGTCTATGGGAACGTGTATAGATTAGATCATAACAGGATTTATGATGGGCAATTCAAAAAACATAAATTAAGCAAGAGAAATATTTGCCATCAGGCTATATTTTATGAAAGAAATATATTTGATCTTGTCGGCAAGTATGATTTAAAGTTTAGAACTAAAGCTGATTATGCTTTAAATTTAAGATGTTTTGGTTGTAGGGAAATTGATAAGATATATGTTAATGAAGTTATTGCTGAATATGAAGGATTTGGTTTAAGTTCTGATAAGGAAGATGAAGATTTCATGAAAGAAAAGCCGAAGCTGATTAAAGAGTGTTTGGGTAACAAAGAATATATTTTTTTTGAGCTAAGATCTGTTTATGTAAAAATATTAAAGAAACTCAAGAGCTAA
- a CDS encoding glycosyltransferase family 4 protein, which produces MVRVLYDHRIWSLQKYGGISRYFYEIIKRNTECCRIKADVCSGFYKNNYGLKNISNKYLKVVGMKFPELPKTGRVWPVLRLANETLFNGWYMLRKSKYDIYHPTYYCIEKRKFKRRQVVTVYDMIHELYPQFFLKNDFTSMAKKHTVENADMVIAISESTKRDLVNILGVDQKKIHVVHLANSLKYEPSACEAVIKEPYILYVGNRRGYKNFSNFIKAYACNSKILSDFRVVAFSGEKISQDERGMFEELRISGKIEQIFGDDTVLSNLYKNASCFIYPSLYEGFGIPVLEAMHFGCPVIAGNVSSFPEVVGDAGILFNPGNVEEISHMLEKVLYDEELKNNLILKGYSQEKRFSWEQCAQDTYEIYSQLL; this is translated from the coding sequence ATGGTTCGCGTATTATACGATCATAGAATTTGGTCACTTCAAAAATACGGGGGAATCTCAAGATATTTTTATGAAATAATTAAAAGAAACACTGAGTGTTGTCGGATCAAGGCTGATGTTTGCTCGGGTTTTTATAAAAATAACTATGGTCTTAAAAATATATCTAATAAATATCTAAAAGTTGTAGGTATGAAATTTCCTGAATTGCCTAAAACAGGACGTGTATGGCCGGTGCTTAGGTTGGCCAATGAAACTCTTTTTAACGGTTGGTATATGCTGCGAAAAAGTAAATATGATATTTACCATCCAACCTATTACTGTATTGAAAAAAGAAAGTTTAAAAGAAGACAAGTGGTAACTGTTTATGATATGATTCACGAACTTTATCCGCAATTTTTTTTAAAAAATGATTTTACATCTATGGCTAAAAAACATACAGTGGAAAATGCTGATATGGTAATTGCTATATCCGAATCTACAAAGAGGGATTTAGTAAATATTTTAGGTGTTGATCAAAAGAAAATACATGTTGTTCATTTGGCCAATTCCCTGAAGTATGAACCTTCAGCTTGTGAGGCTGTAATTAAGGAACCATATATTTTATATGTTGGTAACCGGCGAGGATATAAGAATTTTTCTAATTTTATTAAAGCTTATGCCTGTAATAGTAAAATACTATCTGATTTTCGAGTAGTAGCCTTTAGCGGGGAAAAGATTAGCCAGGATGAGAGGGGTATGTTTGAGGAATTAAGGATTAGTGGAAAAATTGAACAAATTTTTGGCGATGACACGGTTTTAAGCAATTTATATAAAAATGCGTCTTGTTTTATTTATCCGTCTCTATATGAGGGATTTGGTATTCCTGTTCTTGAAGCTATGCACTTTGGTTGTCCTGTTATTGCCGGTAATGTAAGTTCTTTTCCTGAAGTTGTAGGAGATGCGGGAATTCTATTTAATCCGGGCAATGTAGAAGAAATATCCCATATGCTGGAAAAGGTGCTTTATGATGAGGAGCTAAAGAATAACCTTATTTTAAAAGGTTACAGTCAGGAAAAAAGGTTTAGTTGGGAACAATGCGCGCAGGACACTTATGAAATCTATTCGCAGCTGCTATAA
- a CDS encoding GDP-mannose 4,6-dehydratase produces the protein MKKALITGISGQDGSYLAELLLEKGYEVHGIIRHISFEDTGYRLSNIAHIQDKIFLHGASLENQLSLYKVVKEVQPDECYHLAARSFVSYGLDESSILTTNFNGTHHLLEAICEIVPSCRVYFAGSSEMFGYAGTSPQNEFTPFYPRSMYGISKLAGYHLVNIYRKRYGIFICTGILYNHESPRRGFEFVTRKITSTAAKIKMGFKIKLILGNLEARRDWGYAPDYVRAMWMMLQQDTPDDYIVATGRTNSVKDFVDITFKMLNLNYKDYVVTDQRFYRSGEEVPLCGDSQKIRSRLGWKTTKLLTEIIEEMVQEDLKAEGLRCDYGSRIIRS, from the coding sequence ATGAAAAAAGCGTTAATTACAGGAATAAGTGGTCAGGACGGTTCATATCTTGCTGAATTATTGTTGGAAAAAGGTTATGAGGTTCATGGTATTATACGGCACATATCTTTCGAGGATACCGGATATAGGCTAAGTAATATTGCTCATATACAGGATAAAATTTTTTTACACGGTGCGTCCCTGGAAAACCAGTTGTCGCTTTACAAGGTGGTTAAGGAAGTTCAACCGGATGAGTGCTATCATTTAGCGGCAAGGAGTTTTGTTAGTTATGGTTTGGATGAATCCTCCATTCTAACGACTAATTTCAATGGAACACATCATTTGCTGGAAGCAATTTGCGAAATAGTCCCATCATGCCGTGTTTATTTTGCCGGATCCAGTGAGATGTTTGGTTATGCGGGTACATCCCCGCAAAACGAGTTTACACCTTTTTATCCTCGTTCGATGTATGGTATTTCTAAACTGGCAGGTTATCATTTAGTTAATATATACCGGAAAAGATATGGAATCTTTATTTGTACCGGAATTTTGTATAATCATGAATCTCCCCGGCGAGGATTTGAGTTTGTTACAAGGAAAATTACGTCAACTGCCGCAAAAATAAAAATGGGTTTTAAAATAAAGCTTATTTTGGGGAATTTGGAGGCCAGACGTGATTGGGGCTATGCTCCTGATTATGTTCGAGCAATGTGGATGATGCTGCAGCAAGATACTCCTGATGATTATATTGTTGCGACCGGCAGAACCAATTCAGTAAAAGATTTTGTTGATATTACCTTTAAAATGTTGAATTTGAATTATAAGGACTATGTAGTGACTGATCAGAGGTTTTATAGATCGGGTGAAGAAGTACCTTTATGTGGTGACAGCCAAAAAATTAGAAGTAGATTGGGTTGGAAAACAACGAAGCTGCTGACAGAGATTATCGAAGAAATGGTTCAGGAGGATTTAAAAGCAGAAGGTTTAAGGTGTGATTATGGTTCGCGTATTATACGATCATAG